Within the Pseudomonadota bacterium genome, the region GCTGGTTATGAGGTTAAAGGCTTAACAATCCTATATATTCACAAGATTCTGCTTCATTTTTAGAGAACTGTACCTGCATCATTATTATTCCAAAATAGGGCCTGCAATCCTCTCCTCAAACCCCTTGCAATTTTCTTATTATTCAAGATGGTTCTGTTGTTTCTGACGGGATGAACGCCGTATCAACGACAGAATACCAACAAGAACAAGAATCAATGGCCACCATCGCGCCATAAATGGGTGTGGCAGCAAACCGAAATTAGACAGGAGAAAAATGGTGCCCAAAGCGATAAGGATGTATGCCCCGATCCCTGATTTAGATTTCATAATGCCTCCTTCATGCAATAGATTTTATATCCATGCCCATATCATTTGCTATCAATATAGCTATTTTATATGAAAGATTTTCTTTAGAGAACTGTCTGTCGACGAAAAGTCATATAAAGCGATAAAAGGGTTATGATAGGAGCGAAGGGTAAATGATCTGCCTCGTGTTACGTGTAACTTACTGAAAGAAACAAAATCAAAGGTTCCTGAATTGTAGTAAATTCAAATAGTAATAAGTATATTTATCCTTTCTGATAAACTTTTTTGTCCATTTTAAAAAGTAGAAAATAGCTTTCTGATTGTGATACATTCTTCATTTTGGAGATAAATATGAATATTCAAGACAGAACATGTGTCATAGATATGGTTGTTTTTGATTTCGGGGGTGTCCTGGCTGAAATAGGATTTGAGGAGGGATTGAGGGCTGTTGCGATGCACCACGGGTTAGACGAAACGGCCTTTTATAATCTGGCTTATGACTTGATTTACTCGACAGGATATCTGACGGGCCACATTGAAGAACACGCCTTCTGGCAGGCAGTCCGCGAAAAAACAGGCATTGAAGATGAAGACACAATGCTCCGCAATGAAGTCCTCTCACGATTTGTTCTGCGGCCCTGGATGTTTGATATTGTAAAAAAGCTCAAAGCAAATGGTATTGGAACTGCTATCCTTAGCGATCAAACCAATTGGCTCGATGAATTAAACAAACAATACGATTTTTTTAAATATTTCGATTTTGTGTTTAACAGCTATAATCTTAGAAAAAGTAAGATGGACCCTTCCCATTTTTCCG harbors:
- a CDS encoding DUF5668 domain-containing protein — its product is MKSKSGIGAYILIALGTIFLLSNFGLLPHPFMARWWPLILVLVGILSLIRRSSRQKQQNHLE
- a CDS encoding HAD-IA family hydrolase, which encodes MLRNEVLSRFVLRPWMFDIVKKLKANGIGTAILSDQTNWLDELNKQYDFFKYFDFVFNSYNLRKSKMDPSHFSDIITRLNCAPERLLFVDDTEAHCVTARKKGMKAIQFIDRPSFLEAIFCFCPIST